The Clostridium aceticum genomic interval TTAATTACTTCACCCTTATTAACGATGGGTCTTTGATTAATGCAAGTCCCTTGGTTTGATCTTTTGAATTTTAGAAGCTTATATCTGTCCTTCTTTCCGTCCTCTGTCTTGATGATGATCTCATTAGCGGAAACCTTATCAACAACACCGCTGCTTCTAGATACAACAACAACTCCAGAGTCTTTAGCTGCTTTATACTCCATGCCAGTACCAATGATGGGCGCATTGGTGATCAACAACGGAACAGCTTGACGTTGCATGTTAGATCCCATCAAAGCACGGTTAGCATCGTCATTCTCTAAGAAAGGAATCATAGCAGTCGCCACTGAAACTACTTGTTTTGGCGATACATCCATATAGTCCACTTCGTTGTATGGTACAACATCGATGCCTCCAAATCGCGTTCTTACTGTTACTCTTTTATTTGCAAAGCGTCCTTCTTCGTCTAAAGGCTCATTGGCCTGTGCAACAATAAATAGATCCTCTTCGTCTGCTGTAAGATATTCTATCTCACTGGTAACTACCATTCTTTTGCGATCTACTTTCCTGTAAGGGGATTCAATAAATCCATACTCATTTACCCTAGCATATGTACTTAAAGAGTTAATTAAGCCGATGTTTGGTCCCTCAGGGGTTTCTATCGGGCACATTCTACCATAATGAGAATGATGAACGTCTCTTACCTCAAAACCTGCTCTTTCTCTTGAAAGACCTCCTGGACCAAGAGCTGAGAGTCTTCTCTTATGGGTTAGTTCTGCTAATGGGTTAGTTTGATCCATAAATTGAGATAACTGTGAACTTCCAAAGAATTCTTTAATAGAAGCAGCCACAGGACGGATATTGATCAATGCTTGAGGCGTAACTAGTTCTACATCTTGAATCGTCATTCTTTCCTTAACAACTCTCTCCATTCTAGATAAACCAATTCTAAATTGATTCTGAAGTAATTCACCTACTGAACGTAGTCTTCTATTTCCCAAATGGTCAATGTCATCAATATTTCCTATATCATGAGCTAAGTTAAATATATAGTTTATAGATGCAATAATATCTGACACAATAACATGCTTAGGTATTAACTCCCTTTTTTTATCTTTTATTGCCTCTTTGATTTCTTCTTCTGTTTGGAAAGTATCTAATATTTCTTTTAATAATGGGTAATATACCTTCTCTTTAATTTTTAGATCATCTATATTAAAGGCAACGTGGGTTCTTATATCAACAAAGTGGTTACCCAACACTTTTACAGCTTTATGTTCTTCAGAATATACTGACACAACATTAATTCCTGCATTTTGTATGGCCACGGATGTATCACGATCGATTTTCTGTCCTTCTTCTACCATGATTTCTCCCGTAATAGGATTCATGATATTTTCTGCTGCTTTTTTGTTCAAAATTCTATTAGCTAAAGATAGCTTTTTATTTAGCTTGTATCTACCCACCTTCGCCAAGTCGTAGCGTTTTGGATCAAAGAACAAAGAATTCAACAAAGATGTAGCACTTTCTACGGTAGGCGGTTCACCAGGTCTTAATTTTTTATAAATTTCTAATAGTCCTTCATCCGTATTCTTTGTATTATCTTTTTCCAATGTAGCCAGAAGACGTTCATCTTCTCCTAATAGATCTTTAATTTGCTGATCATTTCCATAACCTAGAGCTCTTAAAAGCACTGTGACCGGCTGTTTACGGGTACGATCTATTCTTACTGAAACAACATCGTTTGAATCTGTTTCATATTCTAGCCATGCTCCTCTATTGGGAATAACAGTAGAAGAAAAAAGCGGCTTCCCTGTTTTGTCAAATTCCCTGCTATAATACACCCCAGGAGATCGGACTAGCTGACTAACAATAACCCTTTCAGCACCATTAATGATAAATGTCCCTGTATCTGTCATGATAGGGAAATCTCCCATAAAGACTTCTTGCTCCTTTACTTCCCCTGTTTCTTTATTGATTAATCTTACTTTTACCTTCAAAGGGGCGGCATAGGTAACATCTCGTTCTTTTGATTCCTCTACGTCATACTTAATATTTTCGTCTAAGGAATAGTCTACGAACTCTAAAATTAAATTGCCAGTGTAATCTTCTATGGGGGAAATATCATTGAACACTTCTTTAAGTCCTTCATCTAAAAACCATTGGTAGGACTCTTTTTGAAGTTCGATGAGGTTAGGCATGTCGACGACTTCGTCAATTTGTGAATAGCTCATTCTAACTTTCTTACCAACTTCGACAGGATGTGGCATATTAATATTCACTCCTCGTAATAAAGTAAAAACAACATAGACATAACTTTTTTGGATAAGACATAACTTTATTTTAAAAAGTCAAAAATGCATAGATTCCGTTTTTGACTTTTTTTAACATTTCACTATATAATACTATTGACATTCATTTGTGTTTTTATACAATATTTACAATTAAATACAGTACTGCAATATATAATTTTATCATAGTGTCTTTAAATTTGTCAATATTAATTATTCTTTTTCTTTTAGTGTGAAAGTTATCCTCTAGCGTCTTTATGAAATTTAGAGGATACTCAGCTAAAACTTAAAAAGCAATTCATCTTAGTTAAGGTTGAAATTAAAATTAAGGCTATAGCTTAGTTTTAATTTCAACCTTAAGCTGTTCTTTATATTATCTTACCTGGAAAACAAAAGACTTTTTCTAGTCATCAAAAATAGATAAAAAGGTACTTCGATCAACGAAGTCCCTTTTTATCATTTATAACACTGAATCAAACTACTTAACTTCTATTACTGCACCCGCTTCTTCTAACTTAGCCTTCATTGCTTCAGCCTCGTCTTTAGCTATACCTTCTTTAAGCGGCTTTGGAGCATTGTCTACTAATTCTTTAGCTTCTTTTAATCCTAATCCAGTGATCTCTCTTACTATTTTGATTACACCGATCTTAGATGCACCCGCACTAGCTAAAATTACATCAAATTCTGTTTTTTCTTCTTCAGCTGCTGCACCTGCTACTGCACCACCTACTACTACTGGAGCAGCTGCAGATACACCAAATTTCTCTTCTGCTGCTTTTACTAATTCATTTAACTCTAATACTTTCATATTTTCAATCGCTTCTAAGATTTGTTCGATTGTCATTATAAGCACCTCCGAAATTTTTTTATTTAATATTTTTGTATTTACTATAATTTACGCTTGTCCTTCAGCTTCTTTTTTATCTGCAATAGCTTGAAGAAGGTAAGCAAGGTTAGAAACTGGAGCTTTTAAGCTACCAAGAAGTTTAGCAATAAGCACTTCTCTTGCTGGTACATCAGCAAGTGCCTTTAACTTGTCTTCATTATAGAAAGCTCCTTCAACAATACCTACTCTTAACTCTAAGTTTTTGTGGGTTTTTGCAAATTCACTGGCTATTTTAGCCGGAGCTATAGGATCATCATAACTAAAGGCTACAGCATTTGGTCCTACTAATTCCTTCACTAATTCTTCCATACCAGCGTTCTCAGCAGCTCTTCTCATCATAGTATTTTTATATACTTTGTACTCTACTCCTGCTTCTCTGAACTTTCTTCTTAGTTCTGTAACTTCTTCTACTTTTAAACCTCTATAATCAACTACAACTGCTGCAGTAGAGTTTTGAAATTTCTCAGTAATTTCCGCTACAATTTCTTTTTTCATTTCAACAGCCTTTGACATCTGAATGTCCACCTCCTTTACATTTATGGGCACTGTCTTCTCCTGATAAAAACAAAGACCCCTTAGGTCCATAGACTAAAGAGGTCTTTTGTTTTTAAAAGCTTTATATAACATGCAACTTTTGCATATCGCTTCATTTATACAAAACCTCGGTAGGATATTAAGCAATGCACCTACTGTCTACGGCAAAATATTCATTTTTAACAGCGTATATAATTCTATCAGTACACTAAGTTTATGTCAAGTATTTTATTGAAATTTATTCAACAGCTTTACTAGGGCTTACTTTAATGCTTGGACCCATTGTGCTGGTTAATGCAATACTTCTTAAATATTGCCCTTTTGCAGCAGAAGGCTTCGCCTTCACAATAGCCCCTAAAATTGCCTTAAGGTTTTCAGATAGTTGACTATCTTCAAAAGAAACCTTTCCAATTGGTACGTGAATAATATTGGTCTTATCTAATCTATATTCAACTTTACCAGCTTTAATTTCTTTAACTGCTTTTTCTAAATCAAAAGTAACCGTTCCAGATTTGGGGTTTGGCATTAATCCCTTAGGCCCTAACACCCTACCTAATCTACCTACTACCCCCATCATATCAGGTGTAGCAACAACTACATCAAAATCAAACCAATTCTCACCTTGTATTTTTGCTACTAGATCATCAGCTCCAACATAATCAGCTCCAGCTTTTTCTGCTTCTGTAGCTTTTTCACCTTTAGCAAACACAAGTACTTTTACTTCTTTACCTGTTCCATGAGGTAGTACAACAGCACCTCTTACTTGTTGGTCTGCATGTCTTGAATCTACCCCTAGTTTTACATGAAGCTCTACAGTTTCGTCAAACTTAGCTGTTGCTGTTTTCTTCACTGTTTCAACAGCTTCTTTTAAATCATATAGTTTAGTTTTATCAACAAGCTTCATAGCTTCTTGATACTTTTTACCTCTTTTTGGCATTTTGCAACCTCCTTGTGGTATTATCGGTTTTATTCGTGAGAACCTCCCACATTATATCTCATTCGCCCAACAATTTTAAGCCTCTACTTCTATACCCATACTTCTAGCTGTCCCTGCTATCATATTCATTGCAGCTTCAACAGTATTAGCATTTAAATCAGGCATTTTAAGCTCAGCTATTTCTCTTAATTTATCTTTAGAGATCTTCGCTACTTTCTTTTTATTAGGCTCACCCGATGCCGTTTCAATTCCTACTGCTTTTTTAATTAAAACTGCAGCTGGTGGCGTTTTTGTAATAAAAGTAAAGGATCTATCTTGATAAACAGAAATAACTACTGGAATAATTAATCCAGCCTGCTCAGCAGTCTTAGCATTGAACTCCTTACAGAATCCCATGATGTTCACACCATGCTGTCCTAATGCAGGTCCAACTGGTGGCGCTGGTGTAGCTTTGCCCGCAGGAATTTGTAGCTTGATTTGTCCCACAACTTTTTTTGCCATATTTTCCACCTCCTCACCATTGTCGATCTAACACTTGAATTGTATTGAATTTTTGTTTCTACAGCGATTCCACCTGTGAAAATTCTAACTCTACAGGGGTTTCTCTACCAAACATGGATATGAGTACTTTAAACGTTTCTTTTTCCAAGTTAACATGCTCAATTGTTCCTATGAAACTTTCAAAAGGACCTGAAATGACTCTTACCGTATCGCCAACCTTCATATCAATTTCTTGACGTACTTCCTCCACACCCATTGACCTTACTTCTGCATCTGTTAATGGTATAGGTTTAGAACTAGGCCCAACAAATCCAGTAACACCACGGGTGTTCCTCACTATATACCAGGTTTCATCCGTCATAATCATTTTAATTAGCACATAACCTGGGAATAGTTTGGTTTCTTTTATTTTCTTTTTACCATTTTTTATTTCTACTTTTTCTTCTGTAGGTACCTTAATTTCTAATATAAAGTCCTCCATACCTCTGTTGGCAACCATTTTCTCAATATTTACTTTTACTTTGTTTTCATAGCCTGAATAAGTATGCACTACATACCATTTTATATCTTGGGACATATATAAGGAGCATCTATCGCCTAATAGCTTAGACATAGATTACTCTCCCCTCCTTTTAACTTAATAAGTATTATCTAATAATGAAATTTAATCCAAAACCAAAAAACGTGTCTAATGCCCATAGTAGAATTGTTGCCAATAAACAGGAAGCTATAACAACACCTGTGTTATTTTTTAGCTCTTCTCTAGTAGGCCAATTCACTTTTCTAAGCTCGGACTTAACACCTTTTAAGTATTTCCCAAGGTTCCCGGCCTTTGTATTTGTATTTGCTTGAGTAGTCATTTCGACTTCACTTCCTTTTGCCAAGTTTGTTATTTTGTTTCTTTGTGAGCTGTATGGCTTTTACAAAACTTGCAGTACTTTTTCATTTCCATACGATCGGGATTGTTTTTTTTGTTCTTTGTTGTGTTGTAGTTTCTTTGTTTACATTCTGTACATGCTAATGTGATTTTTACACGCACCGGTTACACCTCCTATAAAGCACAACCCTCAAAGGATTCCATTAATTTATGAGTATATGGCATAGATGTCTTCCATTATACAGTTGTCACCTAATAAAATCTATCATACTTTTATTTTTATGTCAACGAAAAAATAGTATTTTATCTGACAAATCTAAATGAAAGATTTTGTTTATTTTCATTATGCCCACTTCTATAATGTTTTTGCATTTTATATGCAAAGATTATATGAAAAACAAAGGACTAGGCTAACCCAGCCCTTCAGTTTAACCTCGTCAAATATTCTCGTCAAATATTACTCAATAATAGAAGCAACTACACCAGCGCCTACAGTTCTTCCACCTTCACGGATCGCAAATCTTAAACCTTCTTCTGTAGCGATTGGGCTAATTAATTCGATTTCCATTGTAATGTTGTCTCCTGGCATTACCATTTCTGTTCCTTCTGGTAACTTGATGCTTCCTGTTACGTCTGTTGTTCTGAAATAAAACTGTGGTCTGTATCCATCAAAGAATGGTGTATGTCTTCCACCTTCTTCTTTTTTCAATACATATACCTCTGCTTTAAACTTTGTATGAGGCTTAATTGTACCAGGCTTTGCTAATACTTGTCCTCTTTCGATTTCTGTTCTTTGGATACCTCTTAGTAATACCCCTACGTTGTCTCCTGCTTCTGCTTGGTCTAGTAATTTTCTAAACATTTCTACCCCTGTTACGATTAACTTTCTTGATTCTTCTGCTAATCCTACTAACTCTATTTCGTCTTGTACTTTTACTACGCCTCTTTCTACTCTTCCTGTTGCAACTGTTCCTCTACCTGTAATAGAGAATACGTCCTCTACTGGCATTAGGAATGGCTTGTCGATATCTCTTTCTGGTTGTGGGATGTATTCGTCGATGATTTCAAACATCTCTACAATCTTTGTTCCCCAATCACTGTCTGGATCATTTAATGCTTGTAAAGCTGATCCTTTGATTACTGGTGTGTCATCTCCTGGGAACTCATACTCGTTTAATAGGTCTCTGATTTCCATTTCTACTAACTCTAATAATTCTTCGTCATCTACCATATCACACTTGTTCATGAATACTACGATGTATGGTACACCTACTTGTCTTGATAGTAGGATATGCTCTCTTGTTTGTGGCATTGGACCATCCGCTGCTGATACTACTAAGATCGCTCCGTCCATTTGTGCTGCTCCTGTGATCATGTTCTTTACATAGTCAGCATGGCCTGGGCAGTCTACGTGTGCGTAGTGTCTGTTGTTTGTTTCGTACTCAACGTGTGCTGTTGAAATTGTGATTCCTCTTTCTCTTTCTTCTGGTGCTTTATCGATTTGGTCAAAGGCTACTGCTGAACCTGTTCCTAATCTTTTGTTTAATGTCATTGTAATCGCTGCTGTTAATGTTGTTTTACCATGGTCAACGTGTCCTATTGTTCCTATGTTTACATGGGGTTTATTTCTTTCATATTTTGCTTTTGCCATTTTTTACTCCTCCTCGTTTTTAAATATCCCAGTAGCATGTACACTATCCCTAGTGTTTCTACTGAACTTCGTAAAGATATTTTCTCTGATTTATGTTATTTTCCTGTATTATTTCTACAAAAACTATCCGCTAATCATTTTACTATTTGACGCTCTCCTTGTCAACAAGATTATATATGTTTAAAAAAATTTCAACTTAAGTGTATCTTATTTCCAAGTATCTTTCCAACTTTCTTTTTACTCTCTGCAATGCATTATCAATAGATTTTACATGTCGTTTCAAGTCATACGCAATTTCTTGATAAGATCTACCCTGCAAATATAACATCAATACCTTACATTCTAAATCACTTAGTATTTCTCCTATTTTACTCTCTATGTGTACTAATTCTTCTTTGCAAATCATCAGTTCCTCTGGATCTGTGATCTTATGCCCAGAAATCACATCTAACAACGTCCTATCAGATTCTTCATCATAGATAGGTTTGTTTAAAGAAACATAAGAATTTAGTGGAATATGCTTTTGCCTAGTAGCAGTCTTGATGGCAGTAATAATTTGCCTTGTAATACAAAGCTCTGCAAATGCCTTAAAAGATGAAAGCTTGTCCGGTTTATAATCTCTAATAGCCTTATACAAGCCTATCATCCCTTCCTGTATAATATCTTCCCGATCTGCTCCTATTAGAAAATAAGATCTTGCCTTAGAGCGCACAAAGTTTTTATATTTTTTTATCAGCAACTCTACAGCTTGTCTTTCTCCGTTTTTCGCAGCTTCTACAATCGTTTCATCTAGCAAATCGTTTTCTTCTATAAATTCTTCTCTTTTTGCTACCACAACGCCCACACACATCGCCCCCACACCATTTTGTAAAAACGTCAAAAACTTTGCTACCATTATAACCTACCATATTATGTTAAGTCAAGAAGTTTCATGACCTTCGTCTGAATTTTTCAAGCTTTTCTAAAATTAATGGATCAATACGATTAGATAGAGAATCCTTTTCTTGTTTTAAAACCTCTGTTTTTCTCTGAATATTTTGTTTTATTGTACCATAATCTATAATTAGTTCTCTAACAGAGGTCCTGGTGGCGCCTCCCCCCAGTACGACTTGTTGCTCTGCCCAATCATTGGTTACCACCGCAGCACGATGCCTTTTAGACAACTGCACAATAAACTTTTCAATATAGCTATCAGCAGTTTCCTTTTCTTTTGTAAAAACTACTTTTATACCTTTTATGGCATCATTCTTTTCCATCGTTCCTTTGACCATATGGGCATCAAATACAACAATAATATTGATCCCTTTATAACTTTGGTATTCAGCCATTCTTTCAACCAATTCTATCCTTGCTTCTTCTAAACTTTCTTCTGCTAAAGCTTTTAGTTCAGACCATGCATTAATCACATTATATCCGTCTATTATTAAATACTCCTTCAAAGCTCTTCCTCCATCCTCATGGAACGCTGCTATTTATCACCATAGTTCTTTCTCTGTCTAAGGACTTCATACATCAGGGTGGCAGCTGCTACTGAGGCATTTAATGAGGCTACCTTTCCAACCATTGGTATCGTAACTAAAAAATCGCATTTTTCTCTAATAAGCCTAGATATACCTTTTCCTTCGCTTCCAATAACCAGAGCTATAGCACCGGTAAAGTCTGCTTCAAAATGGTTGCTTTTTCCTCCTAAGTCAGCACCTGCTACCCAGAGACCCTCTGATTTTAGCTTATCTATTGTCTGAGCTATATTAGATACCTTAACCACAGGCACATATTCTATAGCCCCCGCAGAGGTTTTTGCTACGGTAGCAGTCAGACCTACAGAACGTCTCTTAGGTATGATGATACCATGAGCCCCCACCGCATCCGCAGTTCTCATAATAGAACCTAGATTATGAGGATCTGTAATCTCATCTAACAATAAAACAAATGGCTTTTCACCTCTTGTTTTCGCTATTTCCAATATGTCTTCTAACTCGCTATACTTATAAGCTGCTACCATGGCTATGACACCTTGATGATTGTCAGATTCAGACAACTCATTTAGCTTTTGTCTTTCAACATATTGAATAAAAACACCTTGTTCCTTAGCCATTGCTATTATCTTTTGGATAGAACCCTCTTTAGCACCCTTAGCCACTAATATTTTATCAATCTCCCTATGAGATTTTAAAGCCTCCATGACAGGATTTCTTCCTTCTATTTGATTATTTGCCACTTTCTTAATCACCTCTTGTGCTTATCCTAATTTTCCCTTGGAATCCCCTACTAAACACAGGGGATTCTTCAGTTTCCTAAATAAATTATTCTTCCACTATATCCTGTTAAACTGCTCTCTAATCTCCTTAGCCCGTCCACAGGTCATGTCTCCTTCTGGACAAACATCATGTACGCAAGCAGGGCCTGCATATCTAAAGATATTAGGTGCCACTGTCTTAACTAGTTTTAACATTTCAGTAGCTAAGTCCCTAATTTCTTCTTGTGCACGACTACAACAGCGTTTTTTGAAAAAATGTAGTAATATTCTAGCATTCATTGTAACAATAATTTTTGTTTCACAAGCGTTTGGTAAAACTGCCCTTGCATTTTCTATAGCCAACTTTTCTAAGGCGCTATAATCCCTTTTAAAGTGTTTTTTACAGTGTTGGATAATTTCTTGATTCCCTACCTCTATTGTTTGTTTTTTTTCCTTATAAAATCCCTTTATTTTTTCAGCCAATAGTTCTTCAGTGATTTTATCATAGGCTTCTTGTGCATTTTCCATAGCCTTTATAAAGGTTTTTTGTGCTTCTTCATTGTTGCTTATATCTTTAGGAATCACGTACTCAAAACTACCTTCTGAAACATATCTCTGGGACTTCTGACTGTAACTAGCCAATCTATGTCGAACCAATTGATGAGTTAAACTTCGGGAAACACCCTCTATCCCGAAGGTAAATACAGCGTGTTCTAGAGGAGATTCGTGTTCCATTTCCGCCAACATCGTCACAAATCTACCTATCTTTTCTTCCGTTAAACCCTCTTCTAATTCTTCAATCCCTCCCGGGTAATAGCAAAGCTTGCCCCCTTTTGCCACAACAGCATCAGGATTTGGCGTATACGCCAATAGTTTTAGTTTTAATGTTGCTTTCATTTTTGCATGCCCCCTTGTACATAAATATCTTTTACTGGTATTACTCCGAGGATATAGGCCCTTACTTTGGCACTATATCCCCCTTCTAAAACCTCAGTAATCCAAGCTTCATCTCTTTTATACATAATTTTAGTATTGTCTTCTTCATTTTCTTTGAAAACATAGATTACCTTGTAATTAAGCAGGCTCCCCCGCTCCAGCAAACTTATATTTTGTGATGGAGCCACCTGTAAAGCAAAGAGTCGGTACTTCTCTCTATCTCCCTCTAGTCCCCTTACAGGATCAAAAAACAAAGACTTAACTATCAAAAAAACTAGCAAAAGGATGGTTACTATCAGCATTGCTTGTCCTCGCTTATCCATAGCTCCTCCTTTTTCCTAGTTGCTATTGATAATATCTACTGACTTTTTCATAATTTCCATCAAACGATCTGTTTTGCCTGTATAAAATAGATAACCCAGCAAAGTTTCAAATCCCGTTGCATACTTATAGTCTATAAGATCAGCATTCTTTGGAGGAGAAGCCGACTTTTGATTTCTTCCTTTTTTTACAACTCCCCATTCTTCTTGGGTTAGTTCTTTTTCTAGTTCATGGATAATTTCTGCCTGTGCCTTCGCCTTTACATATCGTATAGCATTTTTGTGGAGTTCCTTTACCGAAACATTTCCTGTTAAAATAAGATAATTGCGGATAAAGGCCTCAAATACAGCATCTCCCATATAGGCTAAGGTTAATGGTGCCATCATTTTTACTTCCTTCTCTGTTTTTACTTCCCCACCATTAACCATGTTTTCTAGTAGTTCCTTTACCATAATAACTCTCCTATTACTATCATAAAATAATCTGTTGCATTTAGCAAACCTTTAGTC includes:
- the thyX gene encoding FAD-dependent thymidylate synthase, which translates into the protein MKATLKLKLLAYTPNPDAVVAKGGKLCYYPGGIEELEEGLTEEKIGRFVTMLAEMEHESPLEHAVFTFGIEGVSRSLTHQLVRHRLASYSQKSQRYVSEGSFEYVIPKDISNNEEAQKTFIKAMENAQEAYDKITEELLAEKIKGFYKEKKQTIEVGNQEIIQHCKKHFKRDYSALEKLAIENARAVLPNACETKIIVTMNARILLHFFKKRCCSRAQEEIRDLATEMLKLVKTVAPNIFRYAGPACVHDVCPEGDMTCGRAKEIREQFNRI
- a CDS encoding Mini-ribonuclease 3, with the translated sequence MVKELLENMVNGGEVKTEKEVKMMAPLTLAYMGDAVFEAFIRNYLILTGNVSVKELHKNAIRYVKAKAQAEIIHELEKELTQEEWGVVKKGRNQKSASPPKNADLIDYKYATGFETLLGYLFYTGKTDRLMEIMKKSVDIINSN